A single region of the Salvia miltiorrhiza cultivar Shanhuang (shh) chromosome 8, IMPLAD_Smil_shh, whole genome shotgun sequence genome encodes:
- the LOC130997982 gene encoding uncharacterized protein LOC130997982, with translation MLALVEYVRNLWPLSTLIFYNNHDDLRASDGIVKKLSIPESTKHFVYAIREPESQAVIYVLAVQNLSERSASDAECLIREIKPDAVVVQVGQLSESEMAGLRETRVGLIDENGGFSGDDTVPTSVFEVLMNCFMHKTNKDKYEDVAGSLVLREIFGVSFNGHLVAAKKAAEEVGSSFLMLESPFVKCNLGGDVEGESGGVDSGFPSVFGLQMTSLVSKNVGSSMLSLNSRAFHALDEVQSQMVKSLSSILLRANPPMKLAGEEARPLADYEVPQFARCVYPLLVDLHDIFVDIPSMGTALACAQKMLCDVNKGETVDNSHLSEVYAFPVAVEGLRIALNNAGRVVRSPAPAKCEFSDLPMDDQTHAILAQTLRSQASKYKSIVAVVDASGLAGLRKNWKTALPPEVKHMVDQLVINLDDDGEDSAQGNRRWKLKDKPVVAVGAGATAVLGASSLSKAVPVSTFVKVVTLNVPASLQIVLSQTQKAFVLAFGKALGPTKVMASSSLKGSTLKAVASAEKIRAVAHGVIASAEKTSLSAMRSAFYEIMRKRRAQRVGVMPWATFGCSIATCAGLLACGDGIECAAESIPSAPSIASLGRGIQNLHLASMVVRPAESSRIQRSIESLLHKFKNLKIKIQ, from the coding sequence ATGCTGGCCTTGGTGGAATATGTTAGAAACCTATGGCCTCTCTCCACTCTAATCTTTTACAATAATCACGACGACTTGAGGGCATCCGATGGGATTGTCAAGAAATTGTCGATTCCCGAAAGCACGAAGCATTTCGTTTACGCGATTCGCGAGCCCGAATCGCAGGCCGTGATATACGTACTAGCTGTTCAGAATCTGTCGGAGAGGTCGGCTTCGGATGCCGAGTGTTTGATCAGAGAGATTAAGCCCGATGCAGTTGTTGTGCAGGTGGGGCAGTTGAGTGAATCGGAGATGGCTGGATTGAGAGAAACTAGGGTTGGATTGATTGATGAGAATGGTGGATTTTCTGGTGATGATACCGTTCCCACCTCTGTGTTTGAGGTTTTGATGAATTGCTTTATGCATAAGACTAATAAGGATAAGTATGAGGATGTTGCAGGGAGTTTGGTGTTGAGGGAGATATTTGGAGTGAGTTTCAATGGACACCTCGTTGCAGCCAAGAAGGCTGCTGAGGAAGTAGGTTCTTCCTTCTTGATGCTCGAGTCACCTTTTGTGAAATGCAACTTGGGTGGCGATGTTGAGGGCGAGTCGGGAGGGGTGGATTCGGGTTTCCCCAGTGTGTTCGGCTTGCAGATGACTAGTTTGGTTTCCAAGAATGTAGGGAGTTCGATGTTGTCTCTGAATTCAAGAGCCTTCCACGCCTTAGATGAGGTTCAGTCTCAGATGGTCAAGTCTTTGTCTTCAATCTTGCTTCGTGCGAACCCACCTATGAAGTTGGCGGGTGAGGAGGCTCGCCCGTTAGCTGATTATGAGGTGCCACAGTTTGCAAGATGTGTGTACCCTCTGCTTGTTGATTTGCACGACATATTTGTGGATATCCCCTCTATGGGGACGGCTTTGGCCTGCGCGCAGAAGATGCTTTGTGATGTTAATAAGGGGGAAACTGTTGACAATAGTCACCTTTCTGAGGTTTATGCATTCCCTGTCGCGGTTGAGGGGCTGCGGATTGCTTTGAATAATGCTGGTCGGGTGGTTAGGAGCCCTGCCCCGGCTAAATGTGAGTTTTCTGATCTTCCCATGGATGATCAGACGCATGCCATTCTTGCACAGACTCTTCGGAGCCAGGCAAGCAAGTACAAATCGATAGTTGCAGTTGTTGATGCTAGTGGATTAGCCGGGCTTAGGAAGAACTGGAAGACTGCTCTTCCTCCGGAGGTGAAGCATATGGTTGATCAGCTCGTGATCAATCTTGACGATGATGGTGAGGATTCAGCGCAGGGGAACAGAAGATGGAAGCTGAAGGATAAGCCCGTGGTGGCAGTAGGGGCTGGTGCAACAGCGGTTTTAGGAGCCTCCTCCCTCTCCAAGGCCGTTCCAGTATCGACTTTCGTGAAAGTTGTCACTCTCAATGTCCCTGCTTCTCTGCAAATTGTATTGTCTCAGACGCAGAAGGCTTTTGTTTTGGCTTTTGGGAAGGCTCTTGGTCCGACAAAGGTGATGGCGAGTTCCTCACTGAAAGGCTCCACTCTCAAGGCTGTGGCGTCTGCTGAGAAGATACGTGCAGTGGCTCACGGTGTGATAGCTTCTGCTGAGAAGACGAGCCTGTCTGCCATGAGATCAGCGTTCTACGAGATAATGAGAAAGCGGCGCGCCCAGAGAGTTGGGGTCATGCCATGGGCGACCTTCGGGTGTAGCATTGCAACCTGCGCAGGGTTGCTCGCGTGTGGAGATGGGATCGAGTGTGCTGCTGAATCGATCCCGTCTGCTCCTTCGATTGCCAGTTTGGGCCGCGGAATCCAGAATCTGCACCTGGCGTCTATGGTTGTGAGGCCAGCTGAGAGTTCAAGAATACAGAGATCAATAGAATCACTGCTGCATAAGTTCaagaatttgaaaataaaaattcagtAG
- the LOC131000298 gene encoding protein FAR1-RELATED SEQUENCE 3-like: MAPVSLNRDGGHSDNMMILPCLKSMTWVMENKNSTPANKVAVINLKLQDYAKTPVGESEVKFSLSKVTLEPMLRSMAYISEQLSTPANKVAVINLKLQDTETTSGESEVKFQVSRDTLGAMLRSMAYIREQLSNAIEPKQDNLTKRPRK; the protein is encoded by the exons ATGGCACCAGTTTCTCTTAACCGCGACGGTGGTCACTCCGACAACATG ATGATTCTTCCTTGTCTTAAGTCAATGACTTGGGTAATGGAGAACAAGAACTCAACTCCAGCTAATAAGGTAGCTGTAATTAACCTGAAG TTACAAGACTATGCCAAGACTCCAGTAGGAGAATCAGAGGTAAAGTTTTCACTGTCAAAGGTCACTTTGGAGCCCATGTTGAGGTCCATGGCTTACATCAGCGAACAGCTTTCAACTCCTGCCAATAAGGTTGCTGTCATCAATTTAAAG CTTCAAGACACGGAGACAACCTCAGGAGAATCAGAAGTGAAGTTTCAGGTTTCTAGGGATACTTTAGGTGCCATGTTGAGATCAATGGCCTATATTCGGGAACAGCTTTCAAACGCA ATCGAGCCTAAACAAGATAatctaacaaaaagaccacgaAAGTAG
- the LOC131000288 gene encoding protein AIR2-like isoform X2 — MGRRGSSKAAIMEEYSSSEEDRRKRKSPIEAASDDDDAEANEDLSLKIVQKSMRRAAKNDPWGDGVAEVVENLKEERSKREKKKKRRKSKEVELPGDAVDDVKEKDKPEIDNTAEVASIAVETNPVEVSDNAVLRKLLRGPRYFDPPDNSWGACYNCGEEGHTTVNCTSARRKKPCFVCGSFEHNAKQCSKGRDCFICKQQGHRAKDCPERYKSSKICLKCGDLGHEMFSCRNDYCPDDLKEIQCYVCGTYGHLCCKDYGDPGPKAFSCYRCGLSGHTGLACSGFHSRWDTNDKAPDSSCYKCGIVGHFARECTSSMKASKRNREPSTPKHKSPKKKRDHLETRSASHDIGKAWKGKKSKGIEFYSAAKPKHKGGWITEDPGDYHSSKSQDNYWRSPATPRDRKSRNPYSNGDYASSSHSSKRPRKINFNDSPSNGSNRYHQRRYTASRFGNNSNGYGGVGRNDDWW; from the exons ATGGGGAGGAGAGGGAGTTCGAAAGCGGCGATAATGGAGGAATATTCGTCGTCGGAAGAAGACAGAAGAAAGCGGAAATCCCCAATTGAAGCGGCGAGCGATGACGATGACGCCGAGGCCAACGAAGATCTCAGTCTCAAAATCGTTCAGAAATCCATGCGGCGAGCAGCTAAGAATGATCCCTGGGGAGACGGCGTAGCGGAAGTAGTTGAGAATTTGAAGGAAGAGCGgagtaagagagagaagaagaagaagaggagaaaGAGCAAGGAAGTTGAGCTTCCTGGAGATGCC GTGGATGATGTCAAGGAGAAAGATAAACCAGAGATTGACAACACTGCCGAGGTTGCTAGTATAGCTGTCGAAACCAATCCTGTTGAAGTGTCAGATAATGCTGTCCTGAGGAAACTTCTC CGGGGGCCGAGGTACTTTGATCCTCCTGATAACAGTTGGGGGGCATGCTATAATTGTGGCGAAGAGGGTCACACGACTGTCAACTGTACTTCAGCTAGGCGAAAGAAACCTTGCTTTGTTTGTGGGAGTTTTGAACATAATGCAAAACAATGTTCTAAG GGGCGAGATTGCTTTATCTGCAAGCAACAAGGTCACCGTGCTAAAGATTGCCCTGAGAGGTACAAGAGTTCAAAGATATGTCTAAAATGTGGAGATTTAGGGCATGAAATGTTCTCGTGTAGGAATGACTATTGCCCAGATGATTTGaag GAAATACAATGTTATGTTTGTGGAACATATGGCCATCTTTGTTGTAAAGATTATGGCGATCCTGGACCCAAAGCATTTTCTTGTTATAGATGTGGTCTCTCCGGCCATACGGGTTTG GCTTGCTCTGGCTTTCATAGCCGTTGGGATACAAATGATAAAGCACCTGATAGTTCATGCTACAAGTGCGGCATAGTAGGACATTTTGCACGCGAATGCACCAGCTCAATGAAG GCTAGTAAGAGAAACCGTGAACCATCAACACCCAAGCACAAATCTCCCAAAAAGAAGAGGGATCATTTGGAGACCCGGTCCGCCTCACATGATATTGGAAAGGCATGGAAAGGGAAGAAATCCAAGGGCATTGAATTTTATTCCGCTGCAAAACCAAAGCATAAAGGTGGTTGGATTACTGAAGACCCCGGAGATTATCATAGCAGTAAAAGCCAAGATAATTACTGGAGATCCCCAGCTACCCCAAGAGATAGAAAATCTAGGAATCCCTATTCAAATGGTGATTATGCATCAAGTTCTCATTCTTCTAAAAGGCCTAGAAAGATCAATTTTAATGATTCTCCATCAAACGGGTCAAATAGGTATCATCAGCGTAGATATACGGCATCAAGATTCGGCAATAATAGCAACGGTTATGGTGGCGTGGGAAGAAACGATGATTGGtggtaa
- the LOC131000288 gene encoding protein AIR2-like isoform X1, whose protein sequence is MGRRGSSKAAIMEEYSSSEEDRRKRKSPIEAASDDDDAEANEDLSLKIVQKSMRRAAKNDPWGDGVAEVVENLKEERSKREKKKKRRKSKEVELPGDAVTNEIDAGFKDFCGELFLVDDVKEKDKPEIDNTAEVASIAVETNPVEVSDNAVLRKLLRGPRYFDPPDNSWGACYNCGEEGHTTVNCTSARRKKPCFVCGSFEHNAKQCSKGRDCFICKQQGHRAKDCPERYKSSKICLKCGDLGHEMFSCRNDYCPDDLKEIQCYVCGTYGHLCCKDYGDPGPKAFSCYRCGLSGHTGLACSGFHSRWDTNDKAPDSSCYKCGIVGHFARECTSSMKASKRNREPSTPKHKSPKKKRDHLETRSASHDIGKAWKGKKSKGIEFYSAAKPKHKGGWITEDPGDYHSSKSQDNYWRSPATPRDRKSRNPYSNGDYASSSHSSKRPRKINFNDSPSNGSNRYHQRRYTASRFGNNSNGYGGVGRNDDWW, encoded by the exons ATGGGGAGGAGAGGGAGTTCGAAAGCGGCGATAATGGAGGAATATTCGTCGTCGGAAGAAGACAGAAGAAAGCGGAAATCCCCAATTGAAGCGGCGAGCGATGACGATGACGCCGAGGCCAACGAAGATCTCAGTCTCAAAATCGTTCAGAAATCCATGCGGCGAGCAGCTAAGAATGATCCCTGGGGAGACGGCGTAGCGGAAGTAGTTGAGAATTTGAAGGAAGAGCGgagtaagagagagaagaagaagaagaggagaaaGAGCAAGGAAGTTGAGCTTCCTGGAGATGCC GTAACGAATGAGATAGATGCGGGTTTTAAAGATTTCTGCGGAGAATTGTTTCTG GTGGATGATGTCAAGGAGAAAGATAAACCAGAGATTGACAACACTGCCGAGGTTGCTAGTATAGCTGTCGAAACCAATCCTGTTGAAGTGTCAGATAATGCTGTCCTGAGGAAACTTCTC CGGGGGCCGAGGTACTTTGATCCTCCTGATAACAGTTGGGGGGCATGCTATAATTGTGGCGAAGAGGGTCACACGACTGTCAACTGTACTTCAGCTAGGCGAAAGAAACCTTGCTTTGTTTGTGGGAGTTTTGAACATAATGCAAAACAATGTTCTAAG GGGCGAGATTGCTTTATCTGCAAGCAACAAGGTCACCGTGCTAAAGATTGCCCTGAGAGGTACAAGAGTTCAAAGATATGTCTAAAATGTGGAGATTTAGGGCATGAAATGTTCTCGTGTAGGAATGACTATTGCCCAGATGATTTGaag GAAATACAATGTTATGTTTGTGGAACATATGGCCATCTTTGTTGTAAAGATTATGGCGATCCTGGACCCAAAGCATTTTCTTGTTATAGATGTGGTCTCTCCGGCCATACGGGTTTG GCTTGCTCTGGCTTTCATAGCCGTTGGGATACAAATGATAAAGCACCTGATAGTTCATGCTACAAGTGCGGCATAGTAGGACATTTTGCACGCGAATGCACCAGCTCAATGAAG GCTAGTAAGAGAAACCGTGAACCATCAACACCCAAGCACAAATCTCCCAAAAAGAAGAGGGATCATTTGGAGACCCGGTCCGCCTCACATGATATTGGAAAGGCATGGAAAGGGAAGAAATCCAAGGGCATTGAATTTTATTCCGCTGCAAAACCAAAGCATAAAGGTGGTTGGATTACTGAAGACCCCGGAGATTATCATAGCAGTAAAAGCCAAGATAATTACTGGAGATCCCCAGCTACCCCAAGAGATAGAAAATCTAGGAATCCCTATTCAAATGGTGATTATGCATCAAGTTCTCATTCTTCTAAAAGGCCTAGAAAGATCAATTTTAATGATTCTCCATCAAACGGGTCAAATAGGTATCATCAGCGTAGATATACGGCATCAAGATTCGGCAATAATAGCAACGGTTATGGTGGCGTGGGAAGAAACGATGATTGGtggtaa